In Callospermophilus lateralis isolate mCalLat2 chromosome 18, mCalLat2.hap1, whole genome shotgun sequence, one DNA window encodes the following:
- the Pak4 gene encoding serine/threonine-protein kinase PAK 4 isoform X1, with the protein MFGKRKKRVEISAPSNFEHRVHTGFDQQEQKFTGLPRQWQSLIEESARRPKPLIDPACITSIQPGAPKTIVRGSKSAKDGALTLLLDEFENMSVTRSNSLRRDSPPPPTRARQENGMPEEQATPARGVPEKSGGRGRVTGRSEAGGSSGDRRRVGPEKRPKSSREGPGGPPESSRDKRPLSGPDVGTPQPANLASGAKLAAGRPFNTYPRADTDHPPRGAQGEPHSKAPNGPSAGGLAAPQSSSSRPPTRAHGTPSPGVLGPHASEPQLAPPARALATPAGPPAAGPPGPRSPQREPQRVSHEQFRAALQLVVDPGDPRSYLDNFIKIGEGSTGIVCIATVRSSGKLVAVKKMDLRKQQRRELLFNEVVIMRDYQHENVVEMYNSYLVGDELWVVMEFLEGGALTDIVTHTRMNEEQIAAVCLAVLQALSVLHAQGVIHRDIKSDSILLTHDGRVKLSDFGFCAQVSKEVPRRKSLVGTPYWMAPELISRLPYGPEVDIWSLGVMVIEMVDGEPPYFNEPPLKAMKMIRDNLPPRLKNLHKVSPSLKGFLDRLLVRDPAQRATAAELLKHPFLTKAGPPASIVPLMRQNRTR; encoded by the exons ATGTTTGGGAAGAGGAAGAAGCGGGTGGAGATCTCGGCGCCATCCAATTTCGAGCACCGCGTCCACACGGGCTTCGACCAGCAGGAGCAGAAGTTCACGGGGCTGCCCCGCCAGTGGCAGAGTCTGATCGAGGAGTCGGCCCGCCGGCCCAAGCCCCTCATCGACCCCGCCTGCATCACCTCCATCCAGCCCGGGGCCCCTAAG ACCATCGTGCGGGGCAGCAAAAGTGCCAAGGATGGGGCCCTCACGCTGCTGCTGGACGAGTTTGAGAACATGTCGGTGACACGCTCCAACTCCCTGCGGAGAGACAGCCCGCCACCCCCGACCCGTGCCCGCCAGGAAAATGGGATGCCCGAGGAGCAGGCCACCCCAGCCAGAGGGGTCCCAGAGAAGTCTGGTGGCCGAGGCCGGGTCACTGGCCGCAGCGAGGCGGGGGGCAGCAGTGGTGACAGGCGGCGGGTGGGGCCCGAGAAGAGGCCCAAGTCCTCCAGGGAGGGCCCAGGAGGGCCCCCGGAGTCCTCCCGGGACAAACGCCCCCTCTCCGGGCCTGACGTTGGCACCCCCCAGCCTGCCAATCTGGCCAGTGGGGCGAAGCTGGCGGCCGGCAGGCCCTTTAACACATATCCACGGGCCGATACGGACCACCCGCCCCGGGGTGCCCAG GGAGAGCCTCACAGCAAGGCCCCGAACGGGCCCTCGGCAGGGGGCTTGGCTGCCCCCCAGTCCTCCTCTTCCCGGCCTCCCACCCGAGCCCACGGCACCCCCAGCCCCGGCGTGCTGGGCCCCCATGCTTCCGAGCCCCAGCTGGCCCCTCCGGCCCGCGCCCTCGCCACCCCCGCCGGGCCCCCTGCTGCCGGGCCCCCTGGACCCCGCTCACCCCAGCGGGAGCCACAGCGAGTGTCCCATGAGCAGTTCCGGGCCGCCCTTCAGCTGGTAGTGGACCCCGGGGACCCCCGCTCCTACCTGGACAACTTCATCAAGATCGGGGAGGGCTCCACGGGCATCGTGTGCATCGCCACAGTGCGCAGCTCCGGCAAGCTGGTGGCCGTCAAGAAGATGGACCTGCGTAAGCAGCAGAGGCGCGAGCTCCTGTTTAACGAG GTGGTGATCATGCGGGACTACCAGCACGAGAACGTGGTGGAGATGTACAACAGCTACCTGGTGGGCGACGAGCTCTGGGTGGTCATGGAGTTCCTGGAGGGCGGCGCCCTCACCGACATCGTCACCCACACCAG GATGAACGAGGAGCAGATCGCTGCCGTGTGCCTGGCCGTGCTGCAGGCCCTGTCTGTGCTCCACGCCCAGGGCGTCATCCACCGGGACATCAAGAGTGACTCGATTCTGCTGACCCATGATGGAAGG GTGAAGCTGTCAGACTTCGGGTTCTGCGCCCAGGTGAGCAAGGAGGTGCCCCGGAGGAAGTCGCTGGTGGGCACACCCTACTGGATGGCCCCGGAGCTCATCTCCCGCCTTCCCTACGGCCCAGAG GTGGACATCTGGTCACTGGGGGTTATGGTGATTGAGATGGTGGACGGGGAGCCCCCCTACTTCAACGAGCCACCCCTCAAAGCCATGAAGATGATTCGGGACAACCTGCCACCGCGACTAAAGAACCTGCACAAG GTGTCGCCGTCCCTGAAGGGCTTCCTGGACCGCCTGCTGGTGCGCGACCCGGCCCAGAGGGCCACGGCGGCCGAGCTGCTGAAGCACCCATTCCTGACCAAGGCCGGGCCGCCCGCCAGCATCGTGCCCCTCATGCGCCAGAACCGCACCAGATGA
- the Pak4 gene encoding serine/threonine-protein kinase PAK 4 isoform X2: MSVTRSNSLRRDSPPPPTRARQENGMPEEQATPARGVPEKSGGRGRVTGRSEAGGSSGDRRRVGPEKRPKSSREGPGGPPESSRDKRPLSGPDVGTPQPANLASGAKLAAGRPFNTYPRADTDHPPRGAQGEPHSKAPNGPSAGGLAAPQSSSSRPPTRAHGTPSPGVLGPHASEPQLAPPARALATPAGPPAAGPPGPRSPQREPQRVSHEQFRAALQLVVDPGDPRSYLDNFIKIGEGSTGIVCIATVRSSGKLVAVKKMDLRKQQRRELLFNEVVIMRDYQHENVVEMYNSYLVGDELWVVMEFLEGGALTDIVTHTRMNEEQIAAVCLAVLQALSVLHAQGVIHRDIKSDSILLTHDGRVKLSDFGFCAQVSKEVPRRKSLVGTPYWMAPELISRLPYGPEVDIWSLGVMVIEMVDGEPPYFNEPPLKAMKMIRDNLPPRLKNLHKVSPSLKGFLDRLLVRDPAQRATAAELLKHPFLTKAGPPASIVPLMRQNRTR, encoded by the exons ATGTCGGTGACACGCTCCAACTCCCTGCGGAGAGACAGCCCGCCACCCCCGACCCGTGCCCGCCAGGAAAATGGGATGCCCGAGGAGCAGGCCACCCCAGCCAGAGGGGTCCCAGAGAAGTCTGGTGGCCGAGGCCGGGTCACTGGCCGCAGCGAGGCGGGGGGCAGCAGTGGTGACAGGCGGCGGGTGGGGCCCGAGAAGAGGCCCAAGTCCTCCAGGGAGGGCCCAGGAGGGCCCCCGGAGTCCTCCCGGGACAAACGCCCCCTCTCCGGGCCTGACGTTGGCACCCCCCAGCCTGCCAATCTGGCCAGTGGGGCGAAGCTGGCGGCCGGCAGGCCCTTTAACACATATCCACGGGCCGATACGGACCACCCGCCCCGGGGTGCCCAG GGAGAGCCTCACAGCAAGGCCCCGAACGGGCCCTCGGCAGGGGGCTTGGCTGCCCCCCAGTCCTCCTCTTCCCGGCCTCCCACCCGAGCCCACGGCACCCCCAGCCCCGGCGTGCTGGGCCCCCATGCTTCCGAGCCCCAGCTGGCCCCTCCGGCCCGCGCCCTCGCCACCCCCGCCGGGCCCCCTGCTGCCGGGCCCCCTGGACCCCGCTCACCCCAGCGGGAGCCACAGCGAGTGTCCCATGAGCAGTTCCGGGCCGCCCTTCAGCTGGTAGTGGACCCCGGGGACCCCCGCTCCTACCTGGACAACTTCATCAAGATCGGGGAGGGCTCCACGGGCATCGTGTGCATCGCCACAGTGCGCAGCTCCGGCAAGCTGGTGGCCGTCAAGAAGATGGACCTGCGTAAGCAGCAGAGGCGCGAGCTCCTGTTTAACGAG GTGGTGATCATGCGGGACTACCAGCACGAGAACGTGGTGGAGATGTACAACAGCTACCTGGTGGGCGACGAGCTCTGGGTGGTCATGGAGTTCCTGGAGGGCGGCGCCCTCACCGACATCGTCACCCACACCAG GATGAACGAGGAGCAGATCGCTGCCGTGTGCCTGGCCGTGCTGCAGGCCCTGTCTGTGCTCCACGCCCAGGGCGTCATCCACCGGGACATCAAGAGTGACTCGATTCTGCTGACCCATGATGGAAGG GTGAAGCTGTCAGACTTCGGGTTCTGCGCCCAGGTGAGCAAGGAGGTGCCCCGGAGGAAGTCGCTGGTGGGCACACCCTACTGGATGGCCCCGGAGCTCATCTCCCGCCTTCCCTACGGCCCAGAG GTGGACATCTGGTCACTGGGGGTTATGGTGATTGAGATGGTGGACGGGGAGCCCCCCTACTTCAACGAGCCACCCCTCAAAGCCATGAAGATGATTCGGGACAACCTGCCACCGCGACTAAAGAACCTGCACAAG GTGTCGCCGTCCCTGAAGGGCTTCCTGGACCGCCTGCTGGTGCGCGACCCGGCCCAGAGGGCCACGGCGGCCGAGCTGCTGAAGCACCCATTCCTGACCAAGGCCGGGCCGCCCGCCAGCATCGTGCCCCTCATGCGCCAGAACCGCACCAGATGA